A stretch of Streptomyces vietnamensis DNA encodes these proteins:
- a CDS encoding HNH endonuclease, translating into MSLHASPRLNAARRRGRKAQLAARDGWRCAYCRHPFKDLREATMDHVVPISLYRTWSANALVLACQPCNHIKADRLFLSLALLLVWSTGPVFTGVQPTDAPTDLPSPAPDPSADSEPIRFGPDQVDWLALARIVHARSSAARSTADQAKHREPAERRVRIGRLDQRRRAARMNTCEQSTDRGVSA; encoded by the coding sequence ATGAGCCTGCACGCCTCTCCGCGGCTCAACGCCGCCCGTCGTCGCGGCCGCAAGGCGCAGCTCGCGGCCCGCGACGGCTGGCGGTGCGCCTACTGCCGGCACCCGTTCAAGGACCTTCGTGAGGCGACGATGGACCACGTCGTGCCGATCTCGCTCTACCGGACGTGGTCCGCGAACGCCCTCGTGCTCGCCTGCCAGCCCTGCAACCACATCAAGGCCGACCGACTGTTCCTCTCGCTCGCGCTGCTGCTCGTCTGGTCGACCGGCCCCGTGTTCACGGGTGTTCAGCCGACCGACGCCCCGACCGACCTGCCGTCCCCTGCGCCCGACCCGTCGGCCGACTCGGAGCCGATCCGGTTCGGGCCGGATCAAGTCGACTGGCTGGCGCTCGCGCGGATCGTTCACGCCCGTTCATCGGCCGCACGGTCTACCGCTGACCAGGCAAAGCATCGCGAACCGGCCGAGCGTCGCGTGCGGATCGGTCGACTCGACCAGCGGCGGCGTGCGGCCCGGATGAACACCTGTGAGCAGTCGACCGATCGAGGGGTGAGCGCGTGA